Proteins encoded in a region of the uncultured Paludibaculum sp. genome:
- a CDS encoding carboxypeptidase-like regulatory domain-containing protein, with protein sequence MTLRLAVCFLSLLCAADAQPAQKSGKEESKTASVEGVVVNALTKEPIRRAEISVIARKPGQQMGAGPAGSAVTDAEGKFRVTELEEGSYLITIRRTGFVSPRGGSLSSALNLQLKAGQELKGLKYALTPQAVISGRVLDDEGEPVQNANVMSMIQRSVRGKRLWMPSGPGAQTNDKGEFRLTNVPAGKYVLTVQLWQPPAAVEGRPGQAAMGYVTSYYPGVTDIAQATPVETTAGSESSGFDISLKKVPVFKIRGRALNAEGQPIKDFFAAVVPREQLSYGATGRMIQRREDGSFEIANVPSGSWVLQVGTGRGGPMSSTEQQSASTVVEVNGQDVDGVEVRVRPPATIQGNVLIEAAPEEQKNILSTFMVSLVPDGPSFTMGNQPSRVQPDGSFAIKSNTSGRYLFNAYSSSATALYLASVRVGNQEYLGKPVDLSAGAAGPVKIIFRGDGGRITGSIELPSEDKPPSNTLVVLIPADPELRNSFMGRSAHPVDQNGGFSFDNVRPGEYYVAAASGAQYNVTEEVEQEKEFESKAVKVRVTAGGSGTVQLEPIVVAER encoded by the coding sequence ATGACACTGAGACTAGCCGTTTGTTTTCTGTCTTTGCTTTGCGCCGCCGATGCTCAGCCGGCGCAGAAGTCCGGGAAGGAAGAATCGAAAACCGCCAGTGTGGAGGGAGTTGTCGTCAATGCACTCACCAAAGAGCCCATCCGGCGCGCCGAGATTTCCGTAATAGCACGCAAACCTGGCCAACAGATGGGGGCAGGACCGGCCGGCTCGGCTGTGACTGACGCGGAAGGAAAATTCAGGGTAACGGAACTGGAAGAGGGCTCTTACCTGATCACCATCCGCCGCACCGGCTTTGTCTCGCCACGCGGCGGATCACTGAGTTCCGCATTGAATCTTCAGCTGAAGGCCGGACAGGAGCTAAAAGGACTGAAGTACGCCCTTACTCCGCAGGCCGTGATTTCCGGGCGGGTTCTTGACGACGAGGGAGAACCCGTTCAGAACGCCAATGTGATGAGCATGATCCAGCGCAGTGTGCGCGGAAAGAGACTGTGGATGCCAAGCGGGCCAGGCGCGCAAACCAACGATAAGGGTGAGTTCCGGTTGACCAACGTACCAGCCGGGAAGTACGTCCTGACCGTTCAGCTTTGGCAGCCACCCGCGGCAGTGGAAGGCCGCCCCGGCCAGGCGGCGATGGGCTATGTTACTTCGTATTATCCGGGCGTCACTGACATCGCCCAGGCGACCCCAGTCGAAACAACGGCCGGGTCGGAGTCGAGCGGCTTCGACATCTCACTGAAGAAGGTACCGGTCTTCAAAATCCGCGGCCGGGCACTCAATGCGGAGGGGCAACCGATCAAGGACTTCTTCGCGGCTGTGGTGCCGCGGGAGCAACTGTCCTATGGTGCCACGGGACGCATGATACAGCGGAGAGAAGATGGCAGCTTCGAAATCGCGAACGTGCCCAGCGGTTCCTGGGTGCTCCAGGTGGGGACCGGCCGAGGCGGGCCCATGTCCTCAACTGAGCAGCAGAGCGCCTCGACCGTCGTCGAAGTGAACGGGCAGGATGTTGACGGCGTGGAAGTACGGGTGCGACCGCCCGCCACAATCCAGGGGAATGTGCTTATCGAAGCCGCGCCGGAAGAGCAGAAGAATATACTGTCGACATTCATGGTCTCACTGGTCCCCGACGGGCCTTCGTTCACCATGGGGAATCAGCCGTCGCGCGTCCAACCTGACGGCTCGTTCGCAATCAAGTCGAATACGTCCGGCCGGTATCTATTCAATGCGTACAGCTCGTCAGCAACAGCACTCTACCTCGCTTCCGTCCGGGTGGGGAACCAGGAGTACCTTGGAAAGCCCGTGGACCTGAGCGCCGGGGCGGCGGGCCCGGTCAAGATCATATTTCGAGGGGATGGTGGACGGATCACTGGGAGTATCGAACTGCCCTCTGAGGACAAGCCCCCAAGCAACACCCTTGTCGTCTTGATACCGGCAGACCCGGAACTGCGGAACTCGTTCATGGGCCGCAGCGCTCACCCGGTGGACCAGAACGGTGGGTTCTCATTCGATAACGTACGGCCGGGCGAATACTACGTTGCGGCCGCCAGTGGAGCGCAGTACAACGTGACCGAGGAGGTCGAGCAGGAAAAAGAGTTCGAAAGCAAAGCCGTCAAGGTGCGAGTGACCGCCGGAGGAAGCGGCACCGTTCAGCTGGAGCCAATTGTGGTAGCGGAGCGTTGA
- a CDS encoding TIM barrel protein — protein MLRRREFLATLSCAPLAAGASGYEPVVAAQAYVFSQVYALHDQKIEDHYSEVLETLKGAGFHTVELVSQFFAPDVASNNAQSLMLSRLKCPIVYNSGVLHTADGAKTTMQETLALVKRVKASGPLDLLNFNANPKPNKEPKTDAELALQAENLNKLAKDLKKMGVRLMLHQHDAEMAQDAREWRQMLKTTDPKLVEICLDVHWVLRGGQDPMTLLKEAAPRLAALHLRNSKKGVWTEAFGEGDIDYTAVAAFLKQGGFKGYLVVELAYDKQTEMTLSLEANLRSSREYAEKVFDVKA, from the coding sequence ATGCTGCGACGCCGTGAATTCCTTGCGACGCTTTCCTGCGCTCCACTGGCTGCCGGAGCTTCCGGGTACGAGCCAGTCGTTGCCGCCCAAGCCTATGTCTTCAGCCAGGTGTATGCCCTGCACGACCAGAAGATTGAGGATCACTACTCCGAGGTCCTCGAAACCCTCAAGGGGGCTGGCTTCCACACGGTCGAGTTGGTGAGTCAGTTCTTCGCTCCGGACGTCGCCTCCAACAATGCCCAATCCCTCATGCTGTCGCGCCTCAAGTGCCCGATTGTCTACAACAGTGGTGTCCTCCACACCGCCGACGGCGCGAAGACCACCATGCAGGAAACACTGGCCTTGGTCAAGCGAGTAAAGGCCAGCGGTCCCCTTGATCTCCTCAATTTCAATGCCAATCCTAAGCCCAACAAGGAGCCCAAGACGGATGCTGAGTTGGCGCTTCAGGCTGAGAATCTGAACAAGCTGGCCAAGGACCTGAAGAAGATGGGCGTTCGGCTGATGCTGCACCAGCACGACGCGGAAATGGCGCAGGATGCGCGTGAGTGGCGCCAGATGTTGAAGACCACAGATCCCAAATTGGTTGAGATCTGTCTCGACGTCCATTGGGTGCTGCGCGGCGGCCAGGATCCCATGACCCTGCTGAAGGAAGCAGCCCCTCGTCTTGCCGCATTGCACCTGCGCAACTCAAAGAAAGGTGTATGGACGGAAGCGTTTGGTGAAGGCGACATCGACTACACGGCTGTCGCCGCGTTCCTGAAGCAAGGGGGCTTCAAGGGCTATCTGGTGGTCGAACTGGCCTACGACAAACAGACTGAGATGACCCTGAGTCTCGAAGCCAATCTGAGGAGCAGCCGCGAGTACGCCGAGAAGGTTTTCGACGTGAAGGCATAG